GGGTTTTACCATTTGCTTTCGTTCCAAGGCAGTGTAGAGGAAACGAAGCTTCATTACATCATCCGCGACTTTGACCGCGAACAGTTTGAGGCTCGCAAAGCGAAAATGAAAGAGATCGCGGCTTCGCTTGCGCAAAAATATGGAAACGACCGAATCACTCTCGAAATCAACGACCAATATTACAACATGCGCGAAAAAATCGAGCCGGTGCGCCACATTGTTGACATCGCCCACGAAGCGATGACGAACTTGGGCATTGAACCAAAGGTGAAACCGATCCGCGGCGGTACAGACGGGTCGCAGCTCTCCTACATGGGGCTGCCGACGCCGAACCTTTTCGCCGGCGGCGAAAACTTCCACGGCCGCTACGAATACATTTCCGCCGACAATATGGTGAAAGCGGCCGAAGTGATCGTGGAGATCATCAAGCTGTTCGAGCAAAAAGCATCTTGATCTGCGGAAAAACTCTCTTGAACGATCTTTTTTCGATCGTCCAAGCACAAGCGGCTGCAAGCCCGCCCATTAGGAGTAAAGAAAAGGTGTCCCGAGTCTTTTGGGGACACCTTCTTCATTAGATAAGCGACCGTTCGCCCTTCCATCCTTTTTCCTCGGTCAACACCTGTTACGGAAGCCGGTTGATCCGCCCCTCGATCCGTGCTGAGAACGGTTGCTCAAGACCGCGAATATACGAGACAAGGGCATCCAAATCGACCGGGCCGACCTCGCGGTTTGTCCCATGCGTCAACACCGTGAACCCATCGCCGCCGTCGGCGAGGAAGCTGTTGACTGTCACCGTGTACTCGGCGTCCGGTTTTAGCGGTGTGCCGTCAGGAAGCTGAATGTCAATGACTTTTTCTCCGACCGGCTTGCTGGCGCTCCATGTATAGCGGAGGCCGGAGATTTGCAGCATGCGCGTTTGGGTTGGCTGCCATTGTTGATTCAAAAGCTGGCGGATTTGCGCGCCGGTGAGCGTCATTTTCACGAGCTGGTTGTTGAACGGCTGAACGTTGTACAATTCGCCCCACGTCACTTCGCCTTGTTCAATATCGGCGCGAATGCCGCCCGGGTTCATAAAGGCAAAATCGGTTTTCATCGCCGCCCGCTGGGCATCGGCGATCAAATTGCCCAAGGCGGACTCGCCGCTTTCGTTTTGTTCATCGGTGATCGTTTCGGCTGCTGTGCCGACGACTTGATTGACAAGCGGCGCCACTTTCGCTTCATATTTTTCGACGAGGGCACGGATTTCCGGGTCCGGAGTGATGCCGTCATGATAGGTCGTCACGATCTCCGCTTTTTTGGCGACGACGTCTTTCGTACGCGGGTCGATTTTCAAATCGACATCAGAAAACGCCGTGCCGTACGAATACGACTGAACGAGCAGCTTGCCGTCCACAACCGCATTTAAATAGGCATGGTTATGACCGGCGAAAATCACATCGACTTCATCATCGACATTTTTGGCGATATCGACAATTTCCCCGCTTGCGTTTGTCCCATCCGGATTGGATACGCCTGGGTTATGGGCGAGAACGACGATCGTTTGCACCCCTTTTTTCTTCAGTTCCCGGACCGCTTTGTTAATCGCTGTTGCTTCATCGATGAACTTGACTCCCGCGACGCCGCTTGGCGTCACAATCGTTGGTGTTTCCGTGAGCGTGACGCCGATCAATCCGATCGGCATGCCGTTGACCCGCTTAATCACATATGGCGGGAGAATCGGCTTTCCCGTTTGCGCATCAACGACGTTGGCGCTCACGTACGGAAAATCTGCTCCGGCGAAATCGCCGGTCGCCGGGTGATATCCGCCATGGATCAAGCGGAGCATTTCCGCTACTCCTTCATCAAACTCATGGTTGCCAAGGGTGCCGACGTCAAAGCCGAGCTTATTGAGCACTTCGATCGTCGGCTCGTCCTCTAGCAGCGCCGATACCGGCGGGCTGGCGCCAACCGCATCGCCGGCATGGACGAGCAGCGTATTTTTGTTTTCCGCCTCCCGCTGTTTCAAATAAGCGGCTAAATAATCAGCCCGTCCAACTTCCCGCCCGCCGACTTTTCTCGTCACATTCAACTGGCCGTGGAAGTCGTTAATGCCTAACAGCTGCACCTCAATATAACGGTGCGAAGAAGCAGGCGGCTTCCCCTTGCTTTTCCCGTTCCCTGCCGCCCCAACTGGAGCCGCGGCCAGCACCGCTGCAACAGCCAATGCGGATAGCACCCGTCTTCCCCATCGTTTGGAATTCTTCATTCCCGGTTCCCCTTTCTCTCGCCTTCTCGTTCACTCCCATTATATCCTTGCGAGTCAGTACAATGATAGAGCAGAAAGGATGATTTCTCGTAAATATTTTGTAAATTCACAACTGACTGTTGAGAACAACAGAAACAAAAAAGACCGCCCGATAGAGTCTGTTGAACGTATCTCTTCGGACAGCCTTTCTTTTTTAGCTCGATGGACAGCCTGCCGTGGGGCGGGTGTTCCCAAGAATCTCCCACCTCGAAGCACAAGCGTAGGTGGGAGAGCGTTCAACCGAC
Above is a window of Geobacillus thermoleovorans DNA encoding:
- a CDS encoding bifunctional metallophosphatase/5'-nucleotidase, giving the protein MKNSKRWGRRVLSALAVAAVLAAAPVGAAGNGKSKGKPPASSHRYIEVQLLGINDFHGQLNVTRKVGGREVGRADYLAAYLKQREAENKNTLLVHAGDAVGASPPVSALLEDEPTIEVLNKLGFDVGTLGNHEFDEGVAEMLRLIHGGYHPATGDFAGADFPYVSANVVDAQTGKPILPPYVIKRVNGMPIGLIGVTLTETPTIVTPSGVAGVKFIDEATAINKAVRELKKKGVQTIVVLAHNPGVSNPDGTNASGEIVDIAKNVDDEVDVIFAGHNHAYLNAVVDGKLLVQSYSYGTAFSDVDLKIDPRTKDVVAKKAEIVTTYHDGITPDPEIRALVEKYEAKVAPLVNQVVGTAAETITDEQNESGESALGNLIADAQRAAMKTDFAFMNPGGIRADIEQGEVTWGELYNVQPFNNQLVKMTLTGAQIRQLLNQQWQPTQTRMLQISGLRYTWSASKPVGEKVIDIQLPDGTPLKPDAEYTVTVNSFLADGGDGFTVLTHGTNREVGPVDLDALVSYIRGLEQPFSARIEGRINRLP